The following nucleotide sequence is from Acinetobacter equi.
AATAAGTAAAAAAACATAGAGTGGGATAAAAATTGAATATAGACCGTACCAATTAGAATAGATTAAAAAATATTGATAAGGAATGACAAAATAAAAAGCGATCAGTAGCGGAAAATAGTCTCCACGTCGTGTGGGTAATAAACTAATAAATTCACGTAATGCAAAAAATGAAATAATTGCAAAAAGGACAATAAATGCTGTTGTTCCTAGCGTAATTGCTACCGCTAAGATAATCACCATGACCCACCAAGCATTAATACGGGCAATTAAATTATCAATGACTGGAGCAGGCTTTGTACCTGCCTTGCGTTTTAAAATAAAACCAATACTCGATGCAATCATTAAAATAAGTGTAAAAACACCAAATAGCATATACGTTGCTGAAAATTGAGCCACGATTATTGTACCTCTTGTTCTTTTAATGCAATGAGTTGTTGGCGAGCATATTCTAAAAACTCAGCTTTTTGCATATGCGCATATGTCTGTAAAGGTGAACCAAAAATAACGGTAGATAATAGGGGGAGGGGAATAAAAGCCCCTTTAGGCATGACGCGTTTAAGATTAGAAATCCAAACAGGAACAATTTCAACTTGAGGAAATTGCTGTGCTAAATGATATAAACCGCTTTTAAAATCTAATAATTCCGTATCATCACTTAAATTTCGTGTTCCTTCAGGAAAGAGAATAATTGAATCACCTTGGGTCAGTGCTTCGGCAATTGTGGCGAGAGGATCTATAGTTTTATTGCCTTGTCGTTGAATGACAATCCCAGTAAAAGTATCTTGAATTAAAAAGCGACGAAATCCATCTTTAAGCCAATAATCAGATGCAGCAACAGGACGAGTTTGTAGTCGTAGTGGTTTAGGTAATGATGCCCAAAGTAAAATAAAATCGATATGGCTATTATGATTTGCATAATAAATACGTTGAATTTGTTGTGGCTCACAACCAACCCATAAGCTACGCGCACCCGTTAATAGTTGAGCACTATGTCGAATAAGAAAGGAAATACCACGCGCAATAGGACGACTTTTAACATGATTTATAGATGATTGTGATGTTTTATTCATAATATATAGCGCTATTCATAATAAATATGATTTTGAATTTTTAGGCATAAAAATATTGTTATGTATCAATCTTAGCATACATTAATCAGGTTATTATACTTTATAAATATTGCTTGAATTTTATAGGTTTAATGTGAAATTTTAAAATAAATAATTATAAAAATAATAGAAAAATGGCCAATCTATTTATTTAGATTAGCCATTTTATTTCATTATTGTGTTTGTTGATTTTGAATATATTCTTCAGTACGTTGCATTGCATCTTTAATATTTTTAATTGCATTTTCAACATCTGCAAATGTTTTTGCATTACCACCACTAAGTGCTTGACGCCATTTACGTGCACCAGGAAGGTTTTGGAATAAGCCTAAAATATGACGCGTAATAATAGAAAGAGGAGCACCTTCTTCCATACGTTTTGCAATATATGGCAGCATTTGATCCATAATATCAAAACGATTAGGCGCTTCTAAATTCCATAACTGTCCAAGCTCAGCAAGTAAATATGGATTATGGTAAGCCTCACGACCAATCATGACACCATCAATATGCTTTAAATGTGCTTCAGTTTCAGCAAAGGTTTTAATGCCGCCATTTATTTCAATCAGTAAATTTGGACGATCTTGCTTTAAACGATAAACATCTTCATAACGTAAAGGTGGAACTTCACGATTTTCTTTAGGTGATAAGCCTTGAAGTAATGCAATACGAGCGTGAACAATAAAGTTATTACATCCTGTTTTTGCAATGGTATCTACAAAATGCAGCATTTCTTCATATGACTGCATGTGATCAATACCAATACGATGTTTTACAGTTACAGGAATATCAACTGCATTTTGCATTTCAGCAATACATTCAGCGACTAAATTCGGTTCTGCCATAAGGCAAGCACCAATTTTATTATTTTGTACGCGGTCACTTGGGCAACCAACATTTAAATTGACTTCATCATATCCCCAATCTTGTGCCATTTTGGTACAAGTCGCTAAGTCTTGAGGATTTGAACCACCTAGTTGTAAAACCAGAGGATGTTCTTCTTTATTGAAGTCTAAATGGCGTTTTGCATCGCCAAAAAGAATAGCGCCAGTTGTAACCATTTCAGTATATAAAATGATATTTGGATTAAATAAACGTGCAAAAAAACGGTAATCTTTGGTGGTCCAATCCATCATGGGTGCGACAGAAATGCGTGGCTGAAGTGATTGGATAGACATATATTTAATCCTGAAGAGATTACAACAAGAGCGAGGATTATACGGATTTTATAAAAAAAATCGAGTTGATATCTTGAATGCTATTTGGTGAAGATTGATAAATCAAATATTTAACCATGTTCCATTCATTGATAAAGACCCATAAAATTCTCATTCATAGATTGTCATAAGTAATTTTTTATTAAAATTACTTATAATTTTAGTGTTTTTTGAGAATAGAGTTGATCAATAAAGGCAAAAATAGCAGAAAAGCCGACTAAGCTTAAACCTGCAAGACAACTCATATTCCATCCACCATGATGCCATGCATACACCCCAAT
It contains:
- a CDS encoding lysophospholipid acyltransferase family protein — protein: MNKTSQSSINHVKSRPIARGISFLIRHSAQLLTGARSLWVGCEPQQIQRIYYANHNSHIDFILLWASLPKPLRLQTRPVAASDYWLKDGFRRFLIQDTFTGIVIQRQGNKTIDPLATIAEALTQGDSIILFPEGTRNLSDDTELLDFKSGLYHLAQQFPQVEIVPVWISNLKRVMPKGAFIPLPLLSTVIFGSPLQTYAHMQKAEFLEYARQQLIALKEQEVQ
- the dusA gene encoding tRNA dihydrouridine(20/20a) synthase DusA, whose product is MSIQSLQPRISVAPMMDWTTKDYRFFARLFNPNIILYTEMVTTGAILFGDAKRHLDFNKEEHPLVLQLGGSNPQDLATCTKMAQDWGYDEVNLNVGCPSDRVQNNKIGACLMAEPNLVAECIAEMQNAVDIPVTVKHRIGIDHMQSYEEMLHFVDTIAKTGCNNFIVHARIALLQGLSPKENREVPPLRYEDVYRLKQDRPNLLIEINGGIKTFAETEAHLKHIDGVMIGREAYHNPYLLAELGQLWNLEAPNRFDIMDQMLPYIAKRMEEGAPLSIITRHILGLFQNLPGARKWRQALSGGNAKTFADVENAIKNIKDAMQRTEEYIQNQQTQ